A stretch of Microbacterium sp. LWH3-1.2 DNA encodes these proteins:
- the ptsP gene encoding phosphoenolpyruvate--protein phosphotransferase, translating to MTELRGVGIGLGVAQGPVARMAEPAAAPSDAPSTLSADEEKARVADAVAAVARELEARGAQAGGAAQEVLEAQAMMAEDPTLDDEIGARLGQGKTGEFAVFDAFASFRDQLTAMGGYLGERAADLDDVAQRVIARLRGVPAPGVPDPGHPFVLVAKDLAPADTALLDLDKVLALVTTEGGPTSHTAILAREKSIVAIVGATSATGLRDGETVIVDAAAGVVTTEPTAAELERAQNRADARAAQASAPITDGALADGTPVPLLANLGNPEGAADAVALGAEGVGLFRTEFLFLSSNQAPTVEQQREAYTKLLAAFPGKKVVVRVLDAGADKPLAFLNDAHEENPALGLRGIRALRASEDILREQLTALAEADAATDADLWVMAPMIATVEETDYFVDLARDYGIKTAGVMVEVPSSALLADRILVGADFASIGTNDLTQYTLAADRLLGSVASFQDPWHPAVLRLIREVGEAGVANGKPVGICGEAAADPLLAVVLVGLGATSLSMAPTALADVRATLLQHTIAQARDIASAALAANDAASARSAAQRAATR from the coding sequence ATGACCGAACTGCGAGGTGTCGGCATCGGACTGGGCGTCGCTCAGGGACCCGTCGCACGCATGGCCGAGCCCGCGGCGGCGCCGTCCGACGCGCCGAGCACGCTCAGCGCCGACGAGGAGAAGGCGCGTGTGGCGGATGCCGTCGCCGCCGTCGCACGCGAGCTCGAGGCCCGCGGCGCGCAAGCCGGAGGCGCCGCGCAGGAGGTGCTCGAGGCGCAGGCGATGATGGCCGAGGACCCGACCCTCGACGACGAGATCGGCGCCCGCCTCGGCCAGGGCAAGACAGGCGAGTTCGCCGTGTTCGACGCGTTCGCGTCGTTCCGCGACCAGCTCACCGCGATGGGCGGCTACCTCGGCGAGCGCGCGGCCGACCTCGACGACGTCGCCCAGCGCGTGATCGCCCGGCTCCGCGGCGTCCCGGCTCCGGGTGTGCCCGATCCGGGGCATCCGTTCGTCCTCGTGGCGAAAGATCTCGCGCCGGCCGACACGGCACTCCTCGACCTCGACAAGGTGCTCGCCCTGGTGACCACGGAGGGCGGGCCGACCTCCCACACCGCGATCCTCGCGCGGGAGAAGTCGATCGTCGCGATCGTCGGCGCCACCTCGGCGACCGGGCTGCGCGACGGCGAGACCGTGATCGTGGATGCCGCCGCCGGCGTCGTGACGACCGAACCGACTGCCGCCGAGCTCGAGCGGGCGCAGAACCGCGCCGACGCCCGCGCCGCGCAGGCATCGGCGCCGATCACCGACGGCGCCCTCGCGGACGGCACCCCGGTCCCGCTGCTGGCGAACCTCGGCAACCCGGAGGGCGCCGCCGACGCGGTCGCGCTGGGCGCCGAGGGCGTGGGCCTGTTCCGCACCGAGTTCCTGTTCCTGAGCTCGAACCAGGCACCCACCGTCGAGCAGCAGCGCGAGGCGTACACGAAGCTGCTCGCCGCGTTCCCGGGCAAGAAGGTCGTCGTCCGGGTGCTCGACGCCGGCGCCGACAAGCCGCTCGCGTTCCTCAACGACGCGCACGAGGAGAACCCCGCGCTCGGGCTCCGCGGCATCCGTGCCCTCCGCGCCAGCGAGGACATCCTGCGCGAGCAGCTCACGGCCCTTGCCGAAGCGGATGCCGCCACCGACGCCGACCTCTGGGTCATGGCGCCGATGATCGCCACGGTCGAGGAGACGGACTACTTCGTCGATCTCGCGCGCGACTACGGCATCAAGACCGCCGGCGTCATGGTGGAGGTGCCGTCCTCGGCACTGCTCGCCGACCGCATCCTGGTGGGCGCGGACTTCGCCTCCATCGGCACCAACGACCTCACGCAGTACACGCTCGCCGCAGACCGACTCCTCGGGTCGGTCGCGTCGTTCCAGGACCCGTGGCACCCGGCGGTGCTGCGCCTGATCCGCGAGGTCGGCGAAGCCGGCGTCGCGAACGGCAAGCCGGTCGGCATCTGCGGTGAGGCGGCGGCAGATCCCCTGCTCGCCGTCGTGCTCGTCGGCCTGGGTGCGACGAGCCTGTCCATGGCACCCACGGCGCTCGCCGACGTGCGCGCCACACTCCTGCAGCACACCATCGCCCAGGCACGCGACATCGCCTCGGCCGCACTCGCCGCGAACGACGCGGCATCCGCCCGGTCCGCAGCCCAGCGGGCGGCCACACGATAG
- a CDS encoding PTS mannitol transporter subunit IICB, whose protein sequence is MTTASVPASGTSRARVGVQRFGTFLSGMIMPNIPALIAWGIFTAFFIAVGWTPVPALATLVGPFIHYLLPILIAYTGGSIIYGVRGGVVASIGTFGAIAGSDYLIAQINADLPADNQLGQVHMFIGAMIMAPICAYTMRWLDSLWEGKIRAGFEMLVNMFSAGIWGFVLAIIGFYPIAWLVNGIMQVLSNAVDWLVSMNLLPLTSIIIEPAKVFFLNNAINHGVLTPLGIQQSAETGSSILFLLEANPGPGVGLLLAFTFFGIGAARASAPGAAVIQFFGGIHEVYFPYALMKPMLILALIAGGMTGVTTNMLLGGALRAPAAPGSIFAVIAQVANNSYVAVLLSVVLAATVTFLISWVILRASRKRDLEAMAATDDAFGAAITQTAAAKGKSSAALDGLRSGAATSADGGIEPATMTEREIKNIVFACDAGMGSSAMGASVLRNKIKKAGIEDVTVTNKAIAALDASADLVITQNQLTDRARQKTPNSVHVSVDNFMNSPRYDEVVDLVRTQHEDGTA, encoded by the coding sequence ATGACAACGGCGTCAGTGCCCGCCTCGGGCACCAGCAGGGCGCGAGTCGGAGTTCAGCGCTTCGGCACGTTCCTGTCCGGCATGATCATGCCGAACATCCCCGCGCTCATCGCGTGGGGCATCTTCACCGCGTTCTTCATCGCGGTCGGCTGGACCCCGGTCCCGGCGCTCGCGACGCTGGTGGGTCCCTTCATCCACTACCTCCTGCCGATCCTCATCGCGTATACCGGCGGCAGCATCATCTACGGCGTGCGCGGCGGCGTGGTCGCCTCGATCGGGACGTTCGGCGCCATCGCCGGGTCGGACTACCTGATCGCGCAGATCAACGCCGACCTGCCGGCCGACAACCAGCTCGGCCAGGTGCACATGTTCATCGGCGCGATGATCATGGCCCCGATCTGCGCCTACACGATGCGGTGGCTGGACAGCCTGTGGGAGGGCAAGATCCGGGCCGGCTTCGAGATGCTCGTGAACATGTTCTCGGCGGGCATCTGGGGCTTCGTGCTCGCGATCATCGGGTTCTACCCGATCGCATGGCTCGTCAACGGCATCATGCAGGTGCTGAGCAATGCGGTGGACTGGCTCGTCTCGATGAACCTGCTGCCGCTCACGAGCATCATCATCGAGCCCGCGAAGGTGTTCTTCCTGAACAACGCCATCAACCACGGCGTGCTCACGCCGCTCGGCATCCAACAGTCCGCCGAGACCGGATCGTCGATCCTGTTCCTGCTCGAAGCCAACCCCGGCCCCGGTGTGGGGCTGCTCCTCGCGTTCACGTTCTTCGGCATCGGCGCCGCACGCGCGTCCGCCCCGGGCGCCGCGGTGATCCAGTTCTTCGGCGGCATCCACGAGGTGTACTTCCCCTACGCGCTGATGAAGCCGATGCTGATCCTCGCGCTGATCGCGGGCGGCATGACCGGCGTCACGACGAACATGCTCCTGGGCGGCGCTCTCCGAGCCCCGGCCGCACCGGGCAGCATCTTCGCGGTGATCGCCCAAGTCGCGAACAACTCCTATGTCGCGGTCCTGCTCTCGGTGGTGCTGGCCGCCACCGTGACATTCCTCATCTCGTGGGTCATCCTGCGGGCATCCCGCAAGCGCGACCTCGAGGCGATGGCCGCCACCGACGACGCCTTCGGCGCGGCGATCACGCAGACCGCGGCGGCCAAGGGCAAGTCGTCGGCGGCACTGGACGGCCTGCGCAGCGGCGCCGCCACGAGCGCCGACGGCGGCATCGAGCCGGCCACGATGACCGAGCGCGAGATCAAGAACATCGTGTTCGCGTGCGACGCGGGCATGGGTTCGTCGGCCATGGGCGCGAGCGTCCTGCGCAACAAGATCAAGAAGGCGGGCATCGAGGACGTCACGGTCACCAACAAGGCGATCGCGGCCCTGGACGCGTCGGCCGACCTGGTGATCACGCAGAACCAGCTCACGGATCGCGCACGGCAGAAGACGCCGAACTCGGTGCACGTGTCGGTCGACAACTTCATGAACTCGCCGCGGTACGACGAGGTCGTGGACCTTGTCCGCACCCAGCACGAGGATGGAACTGCATAG
- a CDS encoding adenosine deaminase, whose translation MPIDQHGDAILDGVSLRGLPKVSLHDHLDGGLRPATIIELADEIGLEVPESDPDDLADWFAEKSDSGSLVEYLKTFDLTTAVMQTREGLTRVAREFVEDLAADGVIYGEVRWAPEQHLARGLSLDEVVAAVQEGIEEGEDAAERRGQDIRVGQLITAMRHADRSLEIARLAVQWRNRGAVGFDIAGAEDGFPASNHRTAFDYLASEFFPVTVHAGEAAGLDSIRSALIDGRALRLGHGVRLAEDLEVVSRAGEEVLVQFGDLARWVRDREIPLELSPSSNLQTGAIERWGTTLEDHPFDLLYQLGFSVTVNVDNRTMSRTSLTRELALLAETFEYGLDDLEAFQLNAAAGAFLPVEEREELIDLIADGFDA comes from the coding sequence ATGCCCATCGACCAGCACGGCGACGCCATCCTCGACGGAGTGTCCCTTCGCGGCCTGCCCAAGGTCTCGCTGCACGACCACCTCGACGGCGGACTGCGCCCCGCGACGATCATCGAGCTGGCCGACGAGATCGGGCTCGAGGTTCCCGAGTCCGACCCCGACGACCTCGCGGACTGGTTCGCCGAGAAGAGCGACTCGGGCTCGCTCGTCGAGTACCTGAAGACGTTCGACCTCACGACCGCGGTCATGCAGACCCGCGAGGGACTCACGCGCGTCGCGCGCGAGTTCGTCGAAGACCTGGCTGCCGACGGCGTGATCTACGGCGAGGTGCGCTGGGCGCCCGAGCAGCACCTCGCCCGCGGGCTGTCGCTCGACGAGGTCGTCGCCGCCGTGCAGGAGGGCATCGAGGAGGGCGAGGACGCGGCCGAGCGCCGGGGTCAGGACATCCGCGTCGGGCAGCTCATCACCGCGATGCGCCACGCCGACCGCTCGCTCGAGATCGCGCGGCTGGCCGTGCAATGGCGCAATCGTGGCGCCGTCGGCTTCGACATCGCAGGCGCCGAGGACGGCTTCCCGGCCTCGAACCACCGCACCGCGTTCGACTACCTCGCCTCGGAGTTCTTCCCGGTCACCGTGCACGCCGGCGAGGCGGCGGGCCTCGACTCGATCCGCTCGGCCCTCATCGACGGCCGCGCCCTGCGCCTCGGCCACGGCGTGCGCCTCGCCGAGGACCTCGAGGTCGTCTCGCGCGCCGGCGAAGAGGTGCTCGTGCAGTTCGGCGACCTGGCGCGCTGGGTGCGCGACCGCGAGATCCCGCTCGAGCTGTCGCCCTCGTCGAACCTCCAGACCGGCGCGATCGAGCGCTGGGGCACCACTCTCGAGGACCACCCCTTCGACTTGCTCTACCAGCTCGGGTTCTCGGTCACGGTGAACGTCGACAACCGCACGATGAGCCGCACCTCGCTCACGCGCGAGCTGGCTCTCCTCGCCGAGACCTTCGAGTACGGCCTCGACGACCTCGAGGCCTTCCAGCTCAACGCCGCCGCCGGCGCCTTCCTCCCGGTGGAGGAGCGCGAGGAGCTGATCGACCTCATCGCCGACGGCTTCGACGCGTAG
- a CDS encoding BglG family transcription antiterminator produces the protein MTRARQDRVLGLLLRDGDWVTASALADALGVTPRSIRSYVNAVNARVAPGVAVESGPQGYRAGSDAGAALRAGGDTGTPRDRLHTLVRALLDAPDGIDVFETADALHVSPATLDADLARVRGLLGGTELTLERSASRARLRGTEGAQRRLLSKLAHDEMDAGSFDLTALRRTLGEGSVGAQAFGPFKTELVARLGELGWFVNEFGIADVVMHIAIAADRTSRDRPLDAVGDAVGQRPTHSQVAEIIAELSERHLGVRLGSADLQHLATLVLTRVVAPDGHEDGASAAASSSLDPEVEAVVREVVTAAAEEFLVDIAHDDFVARLALHVQNLLHRAREQAWSRNPLTRSLKSTYPMIFEVAVFIASRLQQRLGIPLPDDEIAYIAMHVGGRLERSRRADQLLTATIVCPGYYDLHELLRSSVDRSLGQAIEVVGVETRVDPDWASIDTDLVLTTIDPPTATTDRIVRIQPFLTDADVERVQSAAGRIRRSRRLARLRAELERYFEPSAFVRGFDEAVGEEGVIRGLGALLQARGVIDAEYIERTIERERLSSTAFTDALAVPHALEMTASRTAIAIGIADPSIPWGDGRVQVVALVAFSESDREAFQTVFEQFVEVFSERDSVQRIVRRGTDFNAFLDELVAVIDG, from the coding sequence GTGACCCGAGCCCGGCAAGATCGTGTGCTCGGACTGCTCCTGCGCGACGGCGACTGGGTCACGGCATCCGCTCTCGCCGACGCGCTGGGCGTGACTCCGCGCAGCATCCGGTCCTACGTGAACGCCGTGAACGCCCGCGTGGCGCCGGGCGTGGCGGTCGAGTCCGGCCCGCAGGGCTACCGCGCCGGATCAGACGCCGGTGCGGCGCTCCGGGCCGGCGGCGACACCGGCACACCGCGCGACCGGCTGCACACACTGGTGCGGGCACTCCTCGATGCCCCCGACGGCATCGACGTGTTCGAGACCGCCGACGCGCTGCACGTCTCGCCCGCCACCCTCGACGCCGACCTGGCCCGCGTCCGCGGGCTGCTGGGCGGCACCGAGCTGACGCTCGAGCGCTCCGCGTCCCGTGCGCGGCTGCGCGGCACCGAGGGCGCGCAGCGGCGGCTGCTCAGCAAGCTCGCCCACGACGAGATGGATGCCGGATCCTTCGATCTGACTGCGCTCCGCCGCACGCTCGGCGAGGGGTCGGTCGGCGCGCAGGCGTTCGGCCCGTTCAAGACCGAGCTCGTGGCACGCCTCGGCGAGCTGGGCTGGTTCGTCAACGAATTCGGCATCGCCGACGTCGTGATGCACATCGCGATCGCTGCCGACCGCACCTCGCGCGACCGCCCGCTCGACGCCGTCGGCGACGCCGTGGGGCAGCGACCGACCCACAGCCAGGTCGCCGAGATCATCGCGGAGCTGTCCGAGCGCCACCTCGGCGTGCGGCTCGGCAGCGCCGATCTGCAGCACCTCGCGACGCTGGTGCTGACGCGCGTGGTCGCGCCCGACGGGCACGAGGATGGAGCATCCGCGGCGGCATCGTCGTCCCTCGATCCCGAGGTCGAGGCCGTCGTGCGGGAGGTCGTGACGGCTGCCGCCGAAGAGTTCCTCGTCGACATCGCGCACGACGACTTCGTCGCACGGCTCGCACTCCACGTGCAGAACCTGCTGCACCGCGCGCGCGAGCAGGCGTGGTCGCGCAACCCGCTGACGCGGTCGCTGAAGTCGACGTACCCCATGATCTTCGAGGTCGCGGTGTTCATCGCGAGCCGGCTGCAGCAGCGGCTCGGCATTCCCCTGCCGGACGACGAGATCGCGTACATCGCGATGCACGTCGGGGGCCGGCTCGAGCGCAGCCGACGGGCGGACCAGCTCCTCACCGCGACCATCGTGTGCCCCGGCTACTACGACCTGCACGAGCTGCTGCGCTCGAGCGTCGACCGCTCGCTCGGGCAGGCGATCGAGGTCGTCGGCGTCGAGACACGCGTCGACCCCGACTGGGCTTCGATCGACACCGACCTCGTCCTGACCACGATCGACCCGCCGACCGCCACGACCGACCGGATCGTGCGGATCCAGCCGTTCCTCACCGACGCCGACGTCGAGCGGGTGCAGTCCGCGGCCGGCCGCATCCGCCGCTCACGCCGCCTCGCCCGGCTGCGCGCCGAGCTGGAACGCTATTTCGAGCCCTCGGCGTTCGTTCGCGGGTTCGACGAGGCGGTGGGGGAGGAGGGAGTGATCCGCGGGCTCGGCGCGCTGCTCCAGGCCCGCGGCGTCATCGACGCCGAGTACATCGAGCGCACCATCGAGCGCGAGCGCCTGTCGTCGACCGCGTTCACCGACGCCCTGGCCGTGCCGCACGCCCTCGAGATGACGGCGTCCCGCACCGCCATCGCCATCGGTATCGCCGACCCCTCGATCCCGTGGGGCGACGGGCGCGTGCAGGTCGTGGCACTGGTGGCGTTCTCCGAGAGCGACCGCGAGGCGTTCCAGACCGTGTTCGAGCAGTTCGTCGAGGTGTTCAGCGAGCGCGACAGCGTGCAGCGCATCGTGCGCCGCGGCACCGACTTCAACGCCTTCCTCGACGAGCTCGTCGCCGTCATCGACGGCTGA
- a CDS encoding PTS sugar transporter subunit IIA: MAREVLSIGQVRIHSGSASRDEAMREAADILQSAGAVTGAYYDAMLQREQTVSTYMGNELAIPHGTNETKGEILESALSVVRYDGGVDWDGNPVTFVIGIAGKGDEHLEILSQIAILFSDEDEVERLKTAQTPEELFGLVSAAGV; this comes from the coding sequence ATGGCACGCGAGGTTCTGAGCATCGGCCAGGTGCGGATCCACTCCGGGAGCGCGTCGCGCGACGAGGCGATGCGGGAGGCGGCGGACATCCTGCAGTCGGCGGGCGCCGTCACCGGTGCCTACTACGACGCGATGCTCCAGCGCGAGCAGACCGTGTCGACGTACATGGGCAACGAGCTCGCGATCCCCCACGGCACCAACGAGACCAAGGGCGAGATCCTCGAATCGGCCCTGTCGGTGGTGCGCTACGACGGCGGTGTGGACTGGGACGGCAACCCCGTGACCTTCGTGATCGGCATCGCCGGCAAGGGCGACGAACACCTCGAGATCCTGTCGCAGATCGCGATCCTGTTCTCGGACGAGGACGAGGTCGAACGTCTCAAGACCGCCCAGACGCCGGAGGAGCTGTTCGGCCTGGTGTCGGCGGCGGGCGTCTGA
- a CDS encoding PTS sugar transporter subunit IIB, with translation MRILVVCGAGASSTFVAQRVRHAAHAEGLDYSAFAGTEQSLPIDLDAADVVLVGPHLLHALERIERDAAARGTTVVLLPPDIFGDRDGTRTLALVRAAIGSAGGPLPAADAAPPPLHE, from the coding sequence ATGAGGATCCTGGTGGTCTGCGGAGCGGGTGCCTCGAGCACCTTCGTCGCTCAGCGCGTCCGTCACGCAGCCCATGCAGAGGGACTCGACTATTCCGCCTTCGCCGGCACCGAGCAGTCGCTTCCGATCGATCTCGATGCCGCCGACGTCGTCCTCGTGGGTCCGCACCTGCTCCATGCGCTCGAGCGCATAGAACGGGATGCCGCCGCGCGAGGTACGACAGTGGTGCTGCTGCCGCCCGACATCTTCGGAGACCGGGACGGCACGCGGACGCTCGCGCTGGTCCGCGCCGCGATCGGGAGCGCCGGGGGGCCGCTCCCGGCCGCGGATGCGGCGCCGCCTCCCCTCCACGAATGA
- a CDS encoding HPr family phosphocarrier protein, which produces MPPISRTVRIGSAHGLHARPAKLFAQAAKDAGIPITIAKDAGSPVNAASILGVIALGVEQGDYVTLIADGDGAESTLDTLAELLTTDHDAEG; this is translated from the coding sequence ATGCCACCCATCTCCCGCACCGTCCGGATCGGATCGGCGCACGGTCTGCACGCGCGTCCGGCGAAGCTGTTCGCACAGGCGGCGAAGGATGCCGGCATCCCGATCACCATCGCGAAGGATGCGGGAAGCCCGGTCAACGCGGCGAGCATCCTCGGCGTGATCGCGCTGGGCGTCGAGCAGGGCGACTACGTGACCCTCATCGCGGACGGCGACGGCGCCGAGTCGACGCTCGACACGCTCGCGGAACTGCTCACCACCGACCACGACGCGGAGGGCTGA
- a CDS encoding mannitol-1-phosphate 5-dehydrogenase has product MKAVHFGAGNIGRGFVGLLLHEGGYELVFSDVAAPLVDAINHVSRYTVHEVGEGGRDTLVTGFTAINSAEHPDKVIDEIAGANVVTTAVGPTILKFVAPHILAGLALRDPSSPPLQIMACENAINATDLLRDEIKALAGDAWDALAARAVFANTAVDRIVPAQPEGAGVDVTVEPFFEWAIERPPFGDDPPNIPGAHFVDDLAPYIERKLFTVNTGHAATAYFGAQAGVEGIAGALADPEIASRVEAALEETSALLEAKHGLDASSLADYRATILGRFRNKALPDTVWRVGRQPLRKLSRHERFVGPAAEAAERGLGVDALVAAMGAALAFDDTEDTQSVDLQRMLREQDAASFTASVTGLEPQHPLFPKVEAVVAARQAELGV; this is encoded by the coding sequence ATGAAGGCCGTCCACTTCGGGGCCGGCAACATCGGGCGGGGGTTCGTCGGGCTGCTCCTGCACGAGGGCGGGTACGAACTCGTCTTCTCGGACGTCGCCGCACCGCTCGTCGACGCGATCAACCACGTGTCCCGCTACACGGTGCACGAGGTGGGCGAGGGCGGTCGCGACACGCTGGTCACGGGCTTCACGGCCATCAACAGCGCCGAGCACCCCGACAAGGTCATCGACGAGATCGCCGGGGCGAACGTCGTCACGACGGCGGTGGGACCGACGATCCTGAAGTTCGTCGCCCCTCATATCCTGGCCGGGCTCGCGCTGCGCGACCCGTCGAGCCCGCCGCTGCAGATCATGGCGTGCGAGAACGCGATCAACGCGACCGACCTCCTCCGTGACGAGATCAAGGCGCTCGCCGGGGACGCATGGGACGCACTCGCGGCGCGCGCGGTGTTCGCCAACACCGCCGTCGACCGGATCGTGCCGGCCCAACCGGAGGGCGCAGGCGTCGACGTCACCGTCGAGCCGTTCTTCGAGTGGGCGATCGAGCGGCCGCCCTTCGGCGACGACCCGCCGAACATCCCCGGCGCACACTTCGTCGACGATCTCGCGCCGTACATCGAGCGCAAGCTCTTCACCGTCAACACCGGGCACGCGGCCACCGCGTACTTCGGCGCTCAAGCCGGGGTCGAGGGCATCGCCGGGGCGCTCGCCGATCCCGAGATTGCGTCACGTGTCGAGGCCGCTCTCGAGGAGACCTCGGCGCTGCTGGAGGCCAAGCACGGGCTCGACGCCTCGTCGCTGGCGGACTACCGCGCGACGATCCTCGGTCGCTTCCGCAACAAGGCCCTGCCCGACACGGTGTGGCGCGTCGGCCGCCAGCCGTTGCGCAAGCTCTCGCGGCACGAGCGGTTCGTCGGCCCCGCGGCCGAGGCGGCAGAGCGCGGCCTCGGAGTCGACGCGCTGGTCGCCGCGATGGGCGCGGCCCTCGCTTTCGACGACACCGAGGACACCCAGTCGGTGGACCTGCAGCGGATGCTGCGGGAACAGGATGCCGCGTCGTTCACCGCGTCGGTCACGGGCCTCGAGCCGCAGCATCCGCTGTTCCCGAAGGTGGAGGCCGTCGTCGCCGCCCGGCAGGCCGAGCTCGGGGTCTGA